The Brachyhypopomus gauderio isolate BG-103 chromosome 1, BGAUD_0.2, whole genome shotgun sequence genome includes a window with the following:
- the LOC143517560 gene encoding tripartite motif-containing protein 16-like isoform X3, whose protein sequence is MTTSSCEMAEASISVVQDQFICPICLDLLKDPVTTACGHSYCMVCINDFWDQEDQKGSTSCPQCRLTFPHRPDLKKNIMIADMMEKLMSSLTESVECDFCTRNKHKAVRSCLVCMASYCETHLQPHYQSAAFNKHVLVKASTRLQDFICSQHEKPLEFYCHTDQQCICKLCTIDQHREHHTTLAAEEQVKKWDYLVESQKKLKQRIQESKKTFQELKKAVESHQLSAQAVVEDSERTFKELIRSVERKHFEGTQKIRAQQKDAVDEAEGVLKRLEKEITELRRRDSELEQLSHTEDHIHFLQSFQSLSAIAASADIPATHVHPLLLAEDVTKSVSQLRDKVEEFCNQQFRKTSKRVKEPDTRGEFLKYSCLLTLDPNTVHNHLYLSEENRVVTCCNTSHWYPDHAERFDYWYQVLGAGQVCGQCYWEVEWSEGVSIAVTYKSVCRKGGGDECMFGGSDHSWKLYCSPSKCYFWHKNQKTTIPVVPSSRIGVYVDQRAGILAFYSISDTMRLLHRVQTTFTQPLYPGFGVTSGSKVKLSTSNT, encoded by the exons ATGACAACCAGTAGTTG TGAAATGGCAGAGGCCAGTATATCAGTGGTTCAGGATCAGTTCATCTGTCCAATTTGTCTGGATCTACTGAAGGATCCAGTAACTACTGCCTGTGGACACAGTTACTGTATGGTGTGTATTAATGACTTCTGGGATCAGGAGGATCAGAAGGGATCGACCAGCTGTCCCCAGTGCAGACTGACCTTCCCTCATAGACCTGACTTAAAGAAGAACATAATGATTGCCGACATGATGGAGAAACTGATGTCATCGCTTACTGAGTCTGTGGAGTGTGATTTCTGCACACGGAATAAACACAAAGCTGTGAGGTCGTGTCTGGTGTGTATGGCGTCTTACTGTGAAACTCACCTGCAGCCTCACTATCAGTCGGCAGCCTTTAACAAACACGTGCTGGTCAAAGCCTCCACACGACTCCAGGACTTCATTTGCTCTCAGCATGAGAAACCTTTGGAGTTTTACTGTCATACTGACCAGCAATGTATCTGCAAGCTATGCACCATAGATcagcacagagaacaccacaccacactggcTGCAGAAGAACAAGTTAAGAAATGG GATTATTTGGTGGAGTCCCAGAAGAAACTCAAGCAAAGAATCCAGGAGAGTAAGAAAACGTTTCAAGAGCTGAAGAAAGCTGTGGAGTCTCACCAG CTCTCTGCACAGGCAGTAGTGGAGGACAGTGAGAGGACCTTTAAAGAACTGATCCGCTCTGTAGAGCGAAAACATTTTGAGGGGACTCAGAAGATCAGAGCTCAACAGAAGGATGCAGTGGATGAAGCTGAAGGAGTCCTGAAGCGTCTGGAGAAGGAGATTACAGAGCTGAGAAGAAGAGACAGTGAGCTGGAGCAGCTCTCCCACACTGAGGACCACATCCATTTCCTCCAG AGTTTCCAGTCTCTGTCTGCCATTGCTGCATCTGCAGACATACCTGCAACCCATGTCCATCCTCTCCTCTTGGCTGAGGACGTAACAAAGTCTGTGTCTCAGCTGAGGGACAAAGTGGAAGAATTCTGTAACCAGCAGTTCAGAAAGACATCAAAAAGAG TGAAGGAACCTGACACCAGAGGAGAGTTTCTGAAGT ATTCCTGTCTGCTCACACTGGATCCAAACACAGTGCATAATCACCTCTATCTGTCTGAGGAAAACAGAGTGGTGACCTGCTGTAATACATCTCACTGGTATCCTGATCATGCAGAGAGGTTTGATTATTGGTATCAGGTGTTGGGtgcagggcaggtgtgtggacaaTGTTACTGGGAGGTTGAGTGGAGTGAAGGAGTCTCTATCGCAGTCACTTATAAAAGCGTCTGCAGGAAGGGAGGAGGTGATGAGTGTATGTTTGGAGGCAGTGATCACtcctggaaactgtactgctcTCCCTCCAAATGCTATTTCTGGCACAAAAACCAAAAGACTACAATTCCCGTAGTGCCAAGTTCTAGAATTGGAGTGTATGTGGATCAGAGGGCAGGAATTCTGGCCTTCTACAGCATCTCTGACACCATGAGGCTCCTGCACAGAGTTCAAACCACATTCACCCAGCCCCTCTACCCTGGGTTTGGGGTCACATCAGGATCAAAAGTTAAACTGTCGACTTCCAACACTTGA
- the LOC143517560 gene encoding tripartite motif-containing protein 16-like isoform X1 codes for MTTSSCEMAEASISVVQDQFICPICLDLLKDPVTTACGHSYCMVCINDFWDQEDQKGSTSCPQCRLTFPHRPDLKKNIMIADMMEKLMSSLTESVECDFCTRNKHKAVRSCLVCMASYCETHLQPHYQSAAFNKHVLVKASTRLQDFICSQHEKPLEFYCHTDQQCICKLCTIDQHREHHTTLAAEEQVKKWDYLVESQKKLKQRIQESKKTFQELKKAVESHQLSAQAVVEDSERTFKELIRSVERKHFEGTQKIRAQQKDAVDEAEGVLKRLEKEITELRRRDSELEQLSHTEDHIHFLQSFQSLSAIAASADIPATHVHPLLLAEDVTKSVSQLRDKVEEFCNQQFRKTSKRGLTTAGNKCSILAVCLGLLCVLLLIAITNLWIRFNVERDQLHSSYSNLTAERDQLLINYKHIRSNYRNLIAERDQLQKLADLVKEPDTRGEFLKYSCLLTLDPNTVHNHLYLSEENRVVTCCNTSHWYPDHAERFDYWYQVLGAGQVCGQCYWEVEWSEGVSIAVTYKSVCRKGGGDECMFGGSDHSWKLYCSPSKCYFWHKNQKTTIPVVPSSRIGVYVDQRAGILAFYSISDTMRLLHRVQTTFTQPLYPGFGVTSGSKVKLSTSNT; via the exons ATGACAACCAGTAGTTG TGAAATGGCAGAGGCCAGTATATCAGTGGTTCAGGATCAGTTCATCTGTCCAATTTGTCTGGATCTACTGAAGGATCCAGTAACTACTGCCTGTGGACACAGTTACTGTATGGTGTGTATTAATGACTTCTGGGATCAGGAGGATCAGAAGGGATCGACCAGCTGTCCCCAGTGCAGACTGACCTTCCCTCATAGACCTGACTTAAAGAAGAACATAATGATTGCCGACATGATGGAGAAACTGATGTCATCGCTTACTGAGTCTGTGGAGTGTGATTTCTGCACACGGAATAAACACAAAGCTGTGAGGTCGTGTCTGGTGTGTATGGCGTCTTACTGTGAAACTCACCTGCAGCCTCACTATCAGTCGGCAGCCTTTAACAAACACGTGCTGGTCAAAGCCTCCACACGACTCCAGGACTTCATTTGCTCTCAGCATGAGAAACCTTTGGAGTTTTACTGTCATACTGACCAGCAATGTATCTGCAAGCTATGCACCATAGATcagcacagagaacaccacaccacactggcTGCAGAAGAACAAGTTAAGAAATGG GATTATTTGGTGGAGTCCCAGAAGAAACTCAAGCAAAGAATCCAGGAGAGTAAGAAAACGTTTCAAGAGCTGAAGAAAGCTGTGGAGTCTCACCAG CTCTCTGCACAGGCAGTAGTGGAGGACAGTGAGAGGACCTTTAAAGAACTGATCCGCTCTGTAGAGCGAAAACATTTTGAGGGGACTCAGAAGATCAGAGCTCAACAGAAGGATGCAGTGGATGAAGCTGAAGGAGTCCTGAAGCGTCTGGAGAAGGAGATTACAGAGCTGAGAAGAAGAGACAGTGAGCTGGAGCAGCTCTCCCACACTGAGGACCACATCCATTTCCTCCAG AGTTTCCAGTCTCTGTCTGCCATTGCTGCATCTGCAGACATACCTGCAACCCATGTCCATCCTCTCCTCTTGGCTGAGGACGTAACAAAGTCTGTGTCTCAGCTGAGGGACAAAGTGGAAGAATTCTGTAACCAGCAGTTCAGAAAGACATCAAAAAGAG GACTGACCACTGCAGGAAACAAATGTTCCATACTGGCAGTGTGTCTGGGGCTGCTGTGTGTCCTTCTGCTGATAGCCATCACAAACCTGTGGATCAGGTTCAATgtagagagagaccagttacaCAGCAGTTACAGCAACctcactgcagagagagatcAGTTACTGATCAATTATAAACACATTCGGAGTAACTACCGCAATCTCAttgcagagagagaccagttacagaAACTGGCAGATTTAG TGAAGGAACCTGACACCAGAGGAGAGTTTCTGAAGT ATTCCTGTCTGCTCACACTGGATCCAAACACAGTGCATAATCACCTCTATCTGTCTGAGGAAAACAGAGTGGTGACCTGCTGTAATACATCTCACTGGTATCCTGATCATGCAGAGAGGTTTGATTATTGGTATCAGGTGTTGGGtgcagggcaggtgtgtggacaaTGTTACTGGGAGGTTGAGTGGAGTGAAGGAGTCTCTATCGCAGTCACTTATAAAAGCGTCTGCAGGAAGGGAGGAGGTGATGAGTGTATGTTTGGAGGCAGTGATCACtcctggaaactgtactgctcTCCCTCCAAATGCTATTTCTGGCACAAAAACCAAAAGACTACAATTCCCGTAGTGCCAAGTTCTAGAATTGGAGTGTATGTGGATCAGAGGGCAGGAATTCTGGCCTTCTACAGCATCTCTGACACCATGAGGCTCCTGCACAGAGTTCAAACCACATTCACCCAGCCCCTCTACCCTGGGTTTGGGGTCACATCAGGATCAAAAGTTAAACTGTCGACTTCCAACACTTGA
- the LOC143517560 gene encoding tripartite motif-containing protein 16-like isoform X2: MAEASISVVQDQFICPICLDLLKDPVTTACGHSYCMVCINDFWDQEDQKGSTSCPQCRLTFPHRPDLKKNIMIADMMEKLMSSLTESVECDFCTRNKHKAVRSCLVCMASYCETHLQPHYQSAAFNKHVLVKASTRLQDFICSQHEKPLEFYCHTDQQCICKLCTIDQHREHHTTLAAEEQVKKWDYLVESQKKLKQRIQESKKTFQELKKAVESHQLSAQAVVEDSERTFKELIRSVERKHFEGTQKIRAQQKDAVDEAEGVLKRLEKEITELRRRDSELEQLSHTEDHIHFLQSFQSLSAIAASADIPATHVHPLLLAEDVTKSVSQLRDKVEEFCNQQFRKTSKRGLTTAGNKCSILAVCLGLLCVLLLIAITNLWIRFNVERDQLHSSYSNLTAERDQLLINYKHIRSNYRNLIAERDQLQKLADLVKEPDTRGEFLKYSCLLTLDPNTVHNHLYLSEENRVVTCCNTSHWYPDHAERFDYWYQVLGAGQVCGQCYWEVEWSEGVSIAVTYKSVCRKGGGDECMFGGSDHSWKLYCSPSKCYFWHKNQKTTIPVVPSSRIGVYVDQRAGILAFYSISDTMRLLHRVQTTFTQPLYPGFGVTSGSKVKLSTSNT, translated from the exons ATGGCAGAGGCCAGTATATCAGTGGTTCAGGATCAGTTCATCTGTCCAATTTGTCTGGATCTACTGAAGGATCCAGTAACTACTGCCTGTGGACACAGTTACTGTATGGTGTGTATTAATGACTTCTGGGATCAGGAGGATCAGAAGGGATCGACCAGCTGTCCCCAGTGCAGACTGACCTTCCCTCATAGACCTGACTTAAAGAAGAACATAATGATTGCCGACATGATGGAGAAACTGATGTCATCGCTTACTGAGTCTGTGGAGTGTGATTTCTGCACACGGAATAAACACAAAGCTGTGAGGTCGTGTCTGGTGTGTATGGCGTCTTACTGTGAAACTCACCTGCAGCCTCACTATCAGTCGGCAGCCTTTAACAAACACGTGCTGGTCAAAGCCTCCACACGACTCCAGGACTTCATTTGCTCTCAGCATGAGAAACCTTTGGAGTTTTACTGTCATACTGACCAGCAATGTATCTGCAAGCTATGCACCATAGATcagcacagagaacaccacaccacactggcTGCAGAAGAACAAGTTAAGAAATGG GATTATTTGGTGGAGTCCCAGAAGAAACTCAAGCAAAGAATCCAGGAGAGTAAGAAAACGTTTCAAGAGCTGAAGAAAGCTGTGGAGTCTCACCAG CTCTCTGCACAGGCAGTAGTGGAGGACAGTGAGAGGACCTTTAAAGAACTGATCCGCTCTGTAGAGCGAAAACATTTTGAGGGGACTCAGAAGATCAGAGCTCAACAGAAGGATGCAGTGGATGAAGCTGAAGGAGTCCTGAAGCGTCTGGAGAAGGAGATTACAGAGCTGAGAAGAAGAGACAGTGAGCTGGAGCAGCTCTCCCACACTGAGGACCACATCCATTTCCTCCAG AGTTTCCAGTCTCTGTCTGCCATTGCTGCATCTGCAGACATACCTGCAACCCATGTCCATCCTCTCCTCTTGGCTGAGGACGTAACAAAGTCTGTGTCTCAGCTGAGGGACAAAGTGGAAGAATTCTGTAACCAGCAGTTCAGAAAGACATCAAAAAGAG GACTGACCACTGCAGGAAACAAATGTTCCATACTGGCAGTGTGTCTGGGGCTGCTGTGTGTCCTTCTGCTGATAGCCATCACAAACCTGTGGATCAGGTTCAATgtagagagagaccagttacaCAGCAGTTACAGCAACctcactgcagagagagatcAGTTACTGATCAATTATAAACACATTCGGAGTAACTACCGCAATCTCAttgcagagagagaccagttacagaAACTGGCAGATTTAG TGAAGGAACCTGACACCAGAGGAGAGTTTCTGAAGT ATTCCTGTCTGCTCACACTGGATCCAAACACAGTGCATAATCACCTCTATCTGTCTGAGGAAAACAGAGTGGTGACCTGCTGTAATACATCTCACTGGTATCCTGATCATGCAGAGAGGTTTGATTATTGGTATCAGGTGTTGGGtgcagggcaggtgtgtggacaaTGTTACTGGGAGGTTGAGTGGAGTGAAGGAGTCTCTATCGCAGTCACTTATAAAAGCGTCTGCAGGAAGGGAGGAGGTGATGAGTGTATGTTTGGAGGCAGTGATCACtcctggaaactgtactgctcTCCCTCCAAATGCTATTTCTGGCACAAAAACCAAAAGACTACAATTCCCGTAGTGCCAAGTTCTAGAATTGGAGTGTATGTGGATCAGAGGGCAGGAATTCTGGCCTTCTACAGCATCTCTGACACCATGAGGCTCCTGCACAGAGTTCAAACCACATTCACCCAGCCCCTCTACCCTGGGTTTGGGGTCACATCAGGATCAAAAGTTAAACTGTCGACTTCCAACACTTGA